Below is a window of Malania oleifera isolate guangnan ecotype guangnan chromosome 1, ASM2987363v1, whole genome shotgun sequence DNA.
TTATAAAGCTGGATCTTGTAAAGATGACTGCAGAAATCAGTCGGCTGGTGAAGTTCCTAATCTTCCACAATTCTATGAAAGGGGATAATCCCGAAAATCCCCTGAATTGATGCTTGAAGGTGCTGATTTATGCAAGAATTTTTATCACAGGCTATGTTGTAAATGGCTGGAAGTGAGGAGGAAAAATTAGGTCCTCCAAGAAGATTAGCATGGTCCTCCCGTTAGGCCTTTCCATCTAATGAGAAAATTGATACAGTGGGCCCCATCAGATTATATGTGAGTCCTACCATGTGAGATATATTATTTAGAATGTTTTCATTGGAAGGTAGGGTGCGATGGGAGGCTGTCACAATCCCACATCGAATGTTTATTAGggagatcttaggcttataaggaAGGTTTGGACTCCAACTAAGCGAgacgccttttataggacaaaccagCGAGGCCAGTGGGCCAAAGCGGACAATGCCTCCCTAGAGTTGGGCTCAAGACCGTTacttttggtatcagagcctccctaggggtactatcatgtgagtgaaTCCTACACAGAGGTGTAAGCCACTTTGAAGAGGAAGTCAAAGATCATACGAGAGGGGCTGTCGCAGTCTCACAtaggatgtgtactagggagatcacGCTAACATGGATGTCAGAAATTGGATAGGAGAACCTGTCACAAACTCACATCGGATGTGTATTAGGGAAATCACGCTGGCAAGGACGTCAGAGATTGGACGGGAGAGCTTGTTATGGTCCCATATCGAATGTGTGTTAGAGAGATCTTGGACTTATAAGAAGGGCTTGGGCTCCAATTAAGTGAGGCGCCTTTTATAAGACAAACATGTGAGGCCAACAGGGCAATTGGGCTCAGGACCATTACAGAGGACCATGTAGGTCCTCCCAAAGAACCTATTTTTTTCCCGAAAAGGTGACAATGAGATCCTCCAGATAATTCCACACATTatgccaaaaataaatgttgtcTCCATCCCCCACCTAAAATCTAATAAAGGAGAAAAAGTCATTCTAGCATTTCCTAATGTATTTCCACACCCTTGCATTGAGTGATCCTCTACCAGCCCAGGAGATCCACCCATTGGGCTCAAGCACATATTTCATTGCAACAATTTTCTGCCAAAGGTGATCTTTCTCAGTCATAAATCTTCAAAACCATTTTCCAAGAAGGGCTTCATTGAAGATGTAACGGGACTTTAAACCCAagcatagtagttaaaagcgcgcctcAGGCCCAAGGCGCAGTGAGGCGATGAGTTCGCCGCCTCATATCAGGTgaggcgaggcgacctgcaagaggcgaGACGAGGCGCAGTGAAGCGCGAGGCGCAGTGAGGCGCGCCTTGTGTATTTTTAAGCCATTTAAAGGAGACAAACGAACAGAGCCCTAGCCcctttcgacccttcgaagcccttcgtgagttcgtttgcgagcctttgaaccagccggaagccttcgcgacttcgtcttcgagcttcgaccaggatcgtgagttcatcttcgacattttgaagaagcacgacctgCGCAACTTCGTTTCGAACCAGCCGGAGCCCTCGCGAGTTCGTCTGCCTGCCTTCGAAGCAGTCGTGAGTTCGTCTGACTGCCTTCGAGCACGACGTGAGTTCGTCACGTCGCCTTCAACACTTCGAACctttgtaagtcttcttcttcttcttcttcttcttcttcttctgctgctgctgttgcttGCGTCccgctgcctgctgcttctcttctcttcttcttcttctgttgctgcttctcttcttcttcttcttcttcttcttcctgctgcatgCTTGCTGCGTGCTGCTGACTGCTGACGGCTGCctgctttttttcttcttcttcttctttatatgtaagcttactgttttttaatttataatatttagtttaattaatgtaagcttataaattataactaataacataatatttatttttttcacagaaatttagctactgttttttaatttataatattaacttcaattaatgtaagcttacaatttataactaatacataatatgtatattttttacagaaatttagctactgttttttaatttataatattaaatttaattaatgtaagcttacaaattataactaatacataatatttattttttttacagaaatttagctactgttttttaatttataatatttagtttaattaatgtaagtttataaattataactaatacataatatttattctttttattgaaatttaggtactgttttttaatttatttggaaatgcattatgtaagtcttaaattataaatatatgatgcattgttttttcagttaggatacgggataccaagtctaaaatcttaaatggattctagttctggatgtgaggcctcgtcaaagaaagatcccgcatggaagtatgcacatttggaggatcaaaaaaatagaaataatttgacttgcaatttttgtgctaaagtcacaaggggaggaatatttcgagcaaaacaacacattgtcggaggatttcgaaatgtgaaagaatgctctaagtgccctactcatgtacgtgaggagattaaagagtatatgttgaagaaagatatggaaaaggaggaaaatgagttattgcccgactttgatgatatagatcattacggtgaagatgaagaagatgaagttcaagaaattgacattcgtggcaagagagtgtttactagtgatggaagtaaaagatcataccaatccaacttgaagaaaccaaaacagaaggggcctatagacttgttttttactcccgatccaaagaaagcgattcaagctaggaaagaagggaagatgaagcaaacatcaataaatgaagcgtgcaaaaaagaacttagaaaaaaggcaatgggagattttgctaggtggatgtatgatgctgggataccatttaatgctgtacgtttgagcagctttgcagtggcacttgaatcgattggacaatatggtcctggaataaagccacttagctatcatgaagtgagagttccttacctaaaggaggaagtcagtcgaatgaaagagttgttgaaggtccataaggaggaatggacaaaatatggctgctcaattatgtctgatggttggagagattcagTTGCTAATAAAGACATAATCAACTttttagtgaactctccaaggggatcagtattcatcaagtctattgatgcttctaatattgtcaagaatgcagatagaatgtatagattacttgatgagatggtcgaagaaattggagaatcaaatgtgattcaagtggtaactgacaatgcgtcaaactatgttgcagcaggtaagaacttatttttagaactactttctatagtgtatatattgtttattttaatattttaatggcttcattccttgatttttcaacagggagattgttggaagcaaagaggccacatttatattggacaccgtgtgctgctcattgcattgatttaattttggaggatattgggaagatgccttcaattcatgcaactttgaaaagggcaatttttttgaatggctatatctataatcgtgttggcgttgtcaacttgatgagacaattcactggaggaaaggagttgctaagacctgcagttacaagatttgcaactgccttcatcactcttcgttcaatccatcttcaaaagaataacttgaggaagatgtttacttctgaagattggaatactactaaatgggcaaaggaggcggctggcaaaagagcagctactattgttttgatgcctactttttggagtaccatcgtttatgctcttaagttaacaggtccacttgttcgtgtactccgtttggttgatggggaaaagaagcctgcaatgggatatatttatgaagcaatggatagggctaaggaagccatagctaaggcttttggtgagagagaggataaattcaaggaggcatttgaaattattgatacgaggtggggatgccaactccatcaaccgtTGCATGCAGTTGCACATTACTTGAATCcagaatttttctattcaaaccccaacattttgcaagatgaagaaattatgtCGGGTTTGTACAAATGTGTTGGAAGGTTACTGCCAACtattgaaatgcaagataaagtttcaaatgagttggaaaaatacaatgccgctagtggcgtctttggaattagtttggcagtgagacaaaggaagacaaaagcaccaggtaaagtggcatttgtactacctcttcatttttgaaaattatttttgctatttaccttgtaggtattcatttaaaatttattttataacagcgcaatggtggatggcatatggatcaacaactccaaacttgcaaaagtttgctgtgaaaattcttaacctcacgtgtagtgctactggctgcgaaagaaattggagcatattccaacatgtaagtcattagtatatcatggattaattattaaagaacaagaactaccaatctactgctttttagaatcattattaaccatattactgtaaactttttgcagcttcatagcaaaaggagaaataggctatcccagcaacgcttgaatgatttggtatttgtgaaatataatcgaactctgaggcgtcgatacgacaaacgtgacaccattgatcccatcctcctgaaggacattgatgatagtaatgagtggttgattggtaggatggatggtgattctgatgaggatgatgaacttgtgtttgaagatgataatttgacttgggattctgttgctagagccgctggactaaataaccccccgcatcacactagatcaagaataagtacaaatatgccatcatcgtctaaaggaagaggaagagcttcatctagtagtgcaaccactgctaggggtcggaccacaatgttggaacttgtagatgaggatgaaatccaagtggataatgcagaggagacggaagaggaaaaagatgttggagaaaacagttctaatgatgaagaggaagatgatgatatcttcaccgacctagttgatgatgagtgatgagtgatgattgaggaggatttttagattttatattttgaaatcttttattgtactcttttcttttgatgttgaactatgttgaattgttgaggCTTTTGGGCTTTGtcttggcaattttattaaatttccaatttttttattgaatgttttgacattttaaattctaatatgactagatattcatatgttcatatataaattaccccaaatagatattttacaccattttaatacttgtgcgcctcaccttcgtgaggcgcgcgccttcgcctcgcgcctcgcgcctcggcttcaaagaccctttgcgcctcggctcgcctcgcgcctctgactactatgAACCCAAGCCTCCTAAGCTGATTGGTTGTTTCACCAAGCCCCATTCGACTAAGTGGAATTTGAATTCTGCTCCCTAGTTCCCCCAAATAGAAATCAAAGAGAACGCCTTAATGCTTAGCTTTAAAGTTAATTAGCACATTATCCAAGCCAATGATTTGAATAAACTCCCAAGAATGAAAAATGTTATATCCATTGCTACATTGTTCTAGATCTTGccacataactcatcttttcttGAAAATTGCATTTAGTGGGATGTGTCAAGATTAAAGGCAGTGTGGCAATGGACGGTGGCAGTATATGATTGTTGTCCATGAATTAGTCTTGAAGATGGTGGACCTTGAATCAACGTTAAGGTTGCTCCTaggtttgagtccaaggaaatagcctctctgcataaaagtagGGGCAAGGCTGCATAAAATTGTGACGACCTTCCCCATACCCTTGcaaagcagggagccttgtgGCTTGGAATACCCTTATTATGAATTAATCTTGCAAGACTCATATTCATCAAACTTGGTACAATGGCAAGTAAACATCCACCCAATGCAAATTTGAATAAGGCTACCTAGCATCCACTGTTAGATTGGTTATAAATGGAAGCATTGTGTACTagcctttatatatatatatatataaaactaacaaaaaactaaaattttgagCTCCCATCAATCTTAGTGCAACTTTCATCTTAGCACAATCATCAAATCACATTACATTCAATCTTAGGCAATCACAAGCTTTCACTCCTTGCTATATATGTAATTGGATGAAATATAAGAATGTTAGGCTCCCTAGCACCTCACATGACTATAATGGCACCCTATAACTGCCAATAGAATGAATCGGCAACTAGAACAAAAAATTCTGCATGTAATCCCGAGGCAACTTGAGGGTAACACTCATAAGCCACCTCAGCATGCTTATGGCTTAATACTTGCAAAATAACCTCCACAAAGAAACCTGCTGACTAGTCATACTACCAAGTAATGCATCATTGAAAAACTACTCAATCATGAACATTACAGACCAGTCTTTACAAAGCTCTACTGATTGACACTTTAAGAACAATGATACGTCCATCTTTCAAGGCAAAGCGCATCACAGCTATAGCGACGTGCAGCAGACACATCTATCGAAGAACTATTTCTATATGACCATCTTAAATAGAAAACTAAACACTTATGGTACTCccaactaggggtgagcataattcggggaaaaccgaattaaccgaccgaaattggtcggttcggttcggttaaaaaattcggttcggtcggttcggttatgttttccaatatttcggttaatcgggtttcggttcggttaatggagaatattaattcggttaaccgattaaccgatttacgaattaattaaattttaaatataaattaataaattaaaatctgATTTCACTCATTCCCGAATCCCTCTCATACtctcagtctcacactctcactgCGATCAGTCTCACAGAAGTCAGAACATGTAAGTCCCTCACTGCCTTTCGCCGTCGTCGTCGCCGtcgccatcgccgtcgccgtcgccggCCATCATCACCAACACAGTCATTGCTCTCTGAAGTCAGAAGCCATCGTCGTCGCCTttctctcgctcacccgagctcctctgcaccaccaggcaccatcttcacgcgatg
It encodes the following:
- the LOC131158602 gene encoding uncharacterized protein LOC131158602, which encodes MDSSSGCEASSKKDPAWKYAHLEDQKNRNNLTCNFCAKVTRGGIFRAKQHIVGGFRNVKECSKCPTHVREEIKEYMLKKDMEKEENELLPDFDDIDHYGEDEEDEVQEIDIRGKRVFTSDGSKRSYQSNLKKPKQKGPIDLFFTPDPKKAIQARKEGKMKQTSINEACKKELRKKAMGDFARWMYDAGIPFNAVRLSSFAVALESIGQYGPGIKPLSYHEVRVPYLKEEVSRMKELLKVHKEEWTKYGCSIMSDGWRDSVANKDIINFLVNSPRGSVFIKSIDASNIVKNADRMYRLLDEMVEEIGESNVIQVVTDNASNYVAAGRLLEAKRPHLYWTPCAAHCIDLILEDIGKMPSIHATLKRAIFLNGYIYNRVGVVNLMRQFTGGKELLRPAVTRFATAFITLRSIHLQKNNLRKMFTSEDWNTTKWAKEAAGKRAATIVLMPTFWSTIVYALKLTGPLVRVLRLVDGEKKPAMGYIYEAMDRAKEAIAKAFGEREDKFKEAFEIIDTRWGCQLHQPLHAVAHYLNPEFFYSNPNILQDEEIMSGLYKCVGRLLPTIEMQDKVSNELEKYNAASGVFGISLAVRQRKTKAPAQWWMAYGSTTPNLQKFAVKILNLTCSATGCERNWSIFQHLHSKRRNRLSQQRLNDLVFVKYNRTLRRRYDKRDTIDPILLKDIDDSNEWLIGRMDGDSDEDDELVFEDDNLTWDSVARAAGLNNPPHHTRSRISTNMPSSSKGRGRASSSSATTARGRTTMLELVDEDEIQVDNAEETEEEKDVGENSSNDEEEDDDIFTDLVDDE